In Halobacterium noricense, the genomic stretch CAACATCCTCGTCGAGGGACCGCCGATGAGCGGCAAGCGAGACTTCGGATTCGACATCCTCGCGACCGGCGCTCGGGAAGGCGAGGGTGCCATCGTCGTGTCGACGAAGGACAGCGCCGAGCGCATCATCGAGGACTTCGCCGAGCACGTCGGCGAGGCCGAGCCGCTGCTGGGCGTCGTCGACTGCGTCACCAAACAGCAGGGGATGGGGACGGCGACGGAGTCCGAGCTCGTGCGCTACGCGTCCTCGCCGGTGGACCTCACCGGCATCGGTATCGAGCTCTCCGAGCTGCTGCGCGCGCTCTACCAGCAGCGCGGCGTCACCCGCAACCGCATCCTCCTGCACTCGCTGTCGACGCTGTTGATGTACTCGGACCTCCAGACGGTGTTCCGCTTCCTCCACGTGTTCACGGGGCGCGTGCAGAGCGCGGACGCCCTCGGCGTGTTCGTCGTCGACTCCAGCGCCCACGACGAGCAGACGGTGAGCACGCTCAAGCAGCTGTTCGACGGCATCGTCACGATTCGCGAGCGCGAGGACGGCGGCTTCGAGGCGCGCCTCGTCGGCATCGACGACGGCACCGACTGGCGCGACCTGTAGCTTTTTCGCCGCGGCCGCCCAACGAGAGCGTATGCCCGTCGAATCAGACGCCGAACTCGGGGAGATTCTGGAGTACGACCACGTCGCCGTCGTCGGTTGTTCCTCGACGGCCGGGAAGGCCGCCCACGACGTCCCGCAGTACTTGCTCGACCACGGCTACGACGTGATTCCCGTGAACCCGTACGCCGACGAACTCTTCGAGCGGGAAGCCTACGACTCGCTGTCCGACGTCGACGAACAGGTCGACATCGTTGACGTGTTCCGGCCCAGCGAGGAGGTCGCGGGCATCGTCGACGAGGCCATCGCGCGCGACGACGTGCAGGTCGTCTGGACGCAACTCGGCATCCGCGACGACGACGCCGCCCAGCGCGCCGAAGACGCGGGGCTGCGCGTCGTCCAGGACAAGTGCATGAAAGTCGAGTACGGCCGCTTGAAGGCCTGAAACCCTACTCTACATCTGCCCGCCTTCTTCGTGGGGTTGGAGGACGACGAACCCCTCGTCGGCGGTGAACTCCATCTGGACGGACTCGCCGGAAGTCTGCCCGATTTCGAGCGCCTTGTTCACGGAGAACGACGGCGAGAGTCCGTCGCTCCACGCGACTGTCGCGTCGGGGTCGGTCTTCACGGGTGGCGTCACGACCAGCGGGTCGCCGTGCGTCGTGACGGCGACTTCGCCGGGTCCGGTCAGGTAGACGTTCGTCAGCCCGCTCGCGGCAGCTCCCGAGAGGCTGCCGACGGTGTTGATTTCGTAGTCGACGCTCGACTCGAACGCGAGCACGTCGTTGCCGTTGACGGAGAGCGACTCGCCGGCGTCGAGGTCGAGAGTCTGGACTTTCTTGCTGCGGTCGGCGACGTAGAGGTAGCCGGAGCCTTCCGCGGCCATGACTGGCGTCCCTTCGCTGGTCACGGCTTCCTTGACGAAGCCGGTGAGGCCGCCCTCGGCGGTCGACTTCCCGGTGAACGTCAGTTCGCCGGTGTAACCGACCATCGAGCCGGCACGAATCATCACGGTCCCGTCGACCGGGATGCCGAGGAGGCGGTTGTTCTCCTTGCGAAACCCGTCGGCGTCAGCTTCGGCGGCTTGTGGGATATTCGAGAGGTCCATGGGGACGTCGGCCCGGTTCTCGACAGTCCGAGTTATAGGCTTCGTCGAGTGACGCGTTGTGCGAACGCTCCCGCACCGACAGTGGTCGGGTGGCGTCAGCCCTCCCACTCCTCGTAGCTGCCGTAGACGCCCTTCGAGAGGTAGCGTTCGCTGGAGTCCGGGAAGACGGTGACCACGCAGTCGTGTGGCAAGTCGAGGTCGCCGGCCGCCGCGCGCTCGGCGACGCCCAGCGCTGCGAGACCGTTCGCGGCGGAGCTGGACGCCACGAGATGGCCCTCCTCGCGGGCGAGCCGCTGCATCTCCGCGTGCGTGTCTTCGTCGGGAATCTGGACGACGTCGTCGACGAACTCGGGGTCGAACAGCTCGTTCGTAGAGGGGTCGTGGGTGCCGATACCCTCGGTCTTGTACTCGCTCTTCTCGACGTCGGTTCCCCGTGTGGTCGCGTACAGCGACCCCTTCGGTTCGACGGCCGTGACGTGGAGGTCGGGCACTCGCTCGCGGAGGAACCGTCCCGTGCCCATGAGCGTGCCCGCGGTGCCACAGCCCGCGACGAGCGCGCCGACCTCGCCGTCGAGCGCCTCGCCGATTTCGGGGCCCGTGGTCTCGTAGTGGGCTTGCGGGTTCAACGGGTTCGAGAACTGCTGGGGGACGACGGCGTCGTCCAGTTCCTCGGCGAGCTCGTGGGCACGCTCGATGGCGCCGCCCATCCCGTCCTCGGTGGGCGTGTTGATGACGTCGGCACCGAGCGCGCGCATCAACTGCTGTTTCTCGACGCTGAAGCGCTCGGGAACGACGAAGACGGCGTCGACGTCGAGCTGGCCGGCGGCGACCGCGAACCCGATGCCGGTGTTGCCGGCGGTCGGCTCGACGACGGTGCCGCCCTCGGGGAGCTCGCCCGAGTCGAGCATCGCTTCGAGCATGTACTTCCCGATGCGGTCTTTCACGCTCGCGCCGGGGTTGAACGACTCCAGTTTCGCGTACACCGGGACGTCGTCGGGCGACGCGTGAACGCGCACGAGCGGCGTCTCCCCGATAGTCTCTAGCACCGAGTCCAGCGGCCTCCGGTGGGTGGTCATCTGCGCGGTAATTCTTGCCTGGGTTCTTTAGTCGTTGCCATCCACACGCTCGCTGCCGGCGTCGCCGACACCAGCCTCCGCGGCGGCCTCGGACTCAGTACCGGCGTCGCCGACGACGCTCTCGACATCGACG encodes the following:
- a CDS encoding RAD55 family ATPase; its protein translation is MYELGAAFSDVNVDPGTNILVEGPPMSGKRDFGFDILATGAREGEGAIVVSTKDSAERIIEDFAEHVGEAEPLLGVVDCVTKQQGMGTATESELVRYASSPVDLTGIGIELSELLRALYQQRGVTRNRILLHSLSTLLMYSDLQTVFRFLHVFTGRVQSADALGVFVVDSSAHDEQTVSTLKQLFDGIVTIREREDGGFEARLVGIDDGTDWRDL
- a CDS encoding PLP-dependent cysteine synthase family protein, with translation MTTHRRPLDSVLETIGETPLVRVHASPDDVPVYAKLESFNPGASVKDRIGKYMLEAMLDSGELPEGGTVVEPTAGNTGIGFAVAAGQLDVDAVFVVPERFSVEKQQLMRALGADVINTPTEDGMGGAIERAHELAEELDDAVVPQQFSNPLNPQAHYETTGPEIGEALDGEVGALVAGCGTAGTLMGTGRFLRERVPDLHVTAVEPKGSLYATTRGTDVEKSEYKTEGIGTHDPSTNELFDPEFVDDVVQIPDEDTHAEMQRLAREEGHLVASSSAANGLAALGVAERAAAGDLDLPHDCVVTVFPDSSERYLSKGVYGSYEEWEG
- a CDS encoding CoA-binding protein codes for the protein MPVESDAELGEILEYDHVAVVGCSSTAGKAAHDVPQYLLDHGYDVIPVNPYADELFEREAYDSLSDVDEQVDIVDVFRPSEEVAGIVDEAIARDDVQVVWTQLGIRDDDAAQRAEDAGLRVVQDKCMKVEYGRLKA
- a CDS encoding AIM24 family protein gives rise to the protein MDLSNIPQAAEADADGFRKENNRLLGIPVDGTVMIRAGSMVGYTGELTFTGKSTAEGGLTGFVKEAVTSEGTPVMAAEGSGYLYVADRSKKVQTLDLDAGESLSVNGNDVLAFESSVDYEINTVGSLSGAAASGLTNVYLTGPGEVAVTTHGDPLVVTPPVKTDPDATVAWSDGLSPSFSVNKALEIGQTSGESVQMEFTADEGFVVLQPHEEGGQM